One stretch of Tepidibacter hydrothermalis DNA includes these proteins:
- the lpdA gene encoding dihydrolipoyl dehydrogenase, with protein sequence MKIAVIGGGPGGYVAAIKASMMGADVTLIEKRKVGGTCLNVGCIPTKALLACSEMLMNVRESKSYGINIDGTIDANFESMMNRKDKIVDQLVKGIEFLFDKKGVKLVNGFGKLISKNEIEVSKEDGSKEVIKADKIILATGSVPIVPPMFPYDGEKVITSDEALNLKELPKSMLIVGGGVIGCEFGQFFRTLGTEVSIVEMNDQVLPFEDKDVAKQLQRSFKKDKIKLLTGKKIQKCNIEGEKIVANLDNGKSVEADIMLVSVGRKPYLENLGIEDLGIEVERGKIVVDEKMQTNVEGIFAIGDIVNSPFLAHVASKEGMVAVQNALGKDKKIDYTAIPRCVYTEPEVAGVGLTEKQLQEKGIQYKIGKFEFRGLGKAQAIGKFQGFIKILADNEDKVVGASIVGPHATDLLTELTLAVHLGLTVEQVGDVIHPHPTLSEGLMEALHDVHGECVHSVTKAKADA encoded by the coding sequence ATGAAAATAGCAGTAATAGGCGGAGGCCCAGGGGGATATGTAGCGGCTATTAAAGCATCTATGATGGGTGCAGATGTTACCTTAATAGAAAAGAGAAAAGTAGGTGGAACTTGCTTAAATGTTGGATGCATACCTACTAAGGCCTTGCTGGCATGTTCAGAGATGTTGATGAATGTGAGAGAGTCTAAAAGCTATGGTATTAATATAGATGGCACTATAGATGCTAATTTTGAATCTATGATGAATAGAAAAGATAAAATCGTAGATCAACTTGTAAAAGGAATAGAATTTTTATTTGATAAAAAAGGCGTAAAGCTTGTGAACGGATTTGGAAAATTAATTAGTAAGAATGAAATAGAAGTTTCTAAAGAGGATGGATCAAAAGAAGTAATAAAAGCGGATAAAATAATACTTGCAACAGGATCGGTTCCTATAGTACCTCCTATGTTTCCATATGATGGAGAAAAGGTTATAACTAGTGATGAGGCATTGAATTTAAAAGAACTTCCAAAATCTATGTTGATAGTTGGTGGAGGAGTAATTGGATGTGAGTTTGGTCAATTCTTTAGAACTTTAGGAACTGAAGTTTCAATTGTTGAAATGAATGATCAAGTTCTTCCTTTTGAAGATAAAGATGTCGCTAAACAGTTGCAAAGAAGCTTTAAAAAGGATAAAATTAAACTATTAACAGGTAAAAAAATACAAAAATGTAATATTGAAGGTGAAAAAATTGTAGCAAATCTGGATAATGGGAAATCTGTAGAAGCTGATATTATGTTAGTTTCTGTCGGTAGAAAACCTTATCTTGAGAACTTAGGAATAGAAGATCTTGGAATTGAAGTAGAAAGAGGAAAAATAGTAGTAGATGAAAAGATGCAAACAAATGTAGAGGGAATTTTTGCAATAGGTGATATAGTAAATAGTCCATTCCTTGCTCATGTAGCTTCTAAGGAAGGTATGGTAGCAGTTCAGAACGCTCTTGGAAAAGATAAAAAGATAGATTATACAGCTATTCCAAGATGCGTATATACAGAACCTGAGGTTGCAGGAGTTGGATTGACTGAAAAGCAATTACAGGAAAAAGGTATACAGTATAAAATAGGTAAATTTGAGTTTAGAGGACTTGGAAAAGCTCAAGCAATAGGAAAATTCCAAGGATTTATAAAGATATTAGCAGATAATGAAGATAAGGTAGTAGGAGCGTCTATAGTTGGTCCTCATGCTACAGATTTGCTAACAGAGCTTACTTTAGCTGTTCACTTAGGTCTTACTGTAGAACAAGTAGGAGATGTTATTCATCCACATCCAACATTATCAGAGGGATTGATGGAAGCTTTACATGATGTACATGGAGAATGTGTACACTCAGTTACAAAAGCAAAAGCTGACGCTTAA
- a CDS encoding AAA family ATPase: MGYTIAVAGKGGTGKTSLTGLLIDNLVKKGQNPILVVDADANANINEVLGVEVGSTIGEIREEVNQREISGNGFPGGMTKAQYLKYKLNTSITEGNGYDLLVMGRSEGQGCYCYVNGVLREQTDSLSDSYKYLVIDNEAGMEHLSRKTTKHIDTLFLVSDCARRSIQAVGRIKSLVKELDLKVSNIQLIVNKAKDGQLHEGIKEEIEIQGLNLIGVVPMDEMIYEYDSSGIPLVKLPEDNKSKLAIKEILSKIEI, from the coding sequence ATGGGATATACAATAGCTGTAGCAGGAAAAGGTGGAACTGGAAAAACTAGCTTGACAGGGCTTTTAATAGACAATTTAGTAAAAAAAGGACAAAATCCAATACTTGTTGTTGATGCAGATGCAAATGCAAATATAAATGAGGTATTAGGAGTAGAGGTAGGAAGTACTATAGGGGAGATAAGAGAAGAGGTAAATCAAAGAGAAATCTCTGGGAATGGATTTCCAGGTGGTATGACTAAAGCTCAATATTTAAAGTATAAATTAAATACTTCTATAACAGAAGGAAATGGATATGATCTTTTGGTTATGGGGAGATCAGAAGGTCAAGGATGTTACTGTTATGTTAATGGGGTTTTAAGAGAACAAACAGATTCATTATCTGATAGTTATAAGTATTTAGTTATAGATAATGAAGCAGGTATGGAGCATTTAAGTAGAAAAACTACTAAACATATAGATACTTTATTCCTTGTAAGTGATTGTGCAAGAAGAAGTATTCAAGCTGTTGGGAGAATAAAATCTCTTGTAAAAGAGCTGGATCTAAAAGTTAGCAATATACAGTTAATAGTTAATAAGGCTAAAGATGGACAATTACATGAGGGTATAAAAGAAGAAATTGAAATTCAAGGTCTGAATTTAATAGGTGTAGTTCCTATGGATGAGATGATATATGAGTATGATTCAAGTGGAATACCACTGGTTAAGTTACCAGAAGACAATAAATCTAAATTAGCTATTAAAGAAATATTATCTAAAATAGAAATTTAA